From Aedes albopictus strain Foshan chromosome 1, AalbF5, whole genome shotgun sequence, one genomic window encodes:
- the LOC109432604 gene encoding uncharacterized protein LOC109432604 isoform X1 — MNRTSAVRQTRSRTRAVAEDTPNLQNDEQRENASVKSSEGNFEASLIDEERADERECGACDRPNKAEWFMVQCGDCEKWYHFSCAGVTHKTVHSKSFTCAVCETRTSIPPPTSMSVRTSTSSSRRARLARELQRLEEEHALQERIQQATLEKLDREKEYIARKYQLLEQRDEADTSSFRSDSSSQTSRVNEWVQQQNSVVAVTSAVVQQAACVESSHAGTGASVSRKNVQITSTPLKMGFCYTNPKVAESRPVSSIGGVADSELEKTFGSITIDGIERPVECEGIVPLVDVQPLVDLLEYSPPKIPETGALPKNPMPLYEKWRRETNDLRKEHYRKQQQHEIEIEIRRKRELDLVSKLNQLKDSQEEQFELQRRREADLFRQLQLREKEEKEIEKRQRKALEERDAELQRLREIERAFTEMQMSARQKRSSACDPNANAIAEHVQEKAHHPEARTWSPGCTQGEGKNIPRQSNILVSPPRSPVVSLEAINITPSCTPHQQNGLDELSIITPAGGRSQYSIPVNRSVAMLTPCATPIHEPQMNFPFFPHHGVPQNEPRQPFVQVSPSVANYGPQQFQCGPTPQQVTARQVISRELPSFNGDPIEWPMFISSYSHSTSACGYTDFENLLRLQRCLKGAAKDAVSSLLLHPSSVPLVISTLQTLYGRPEQIVSNMVTKVRNTPAPKADRLDTWVTFGLMVQNLCGHLKAVGLENHLSNPILLQELVEKLPPTVKFNWALYQQSLPIVDLSSFGSYMEKIATATSSVATPLISQPKTNKEDRPRGKDKAFVNAHAALAQYDEDPETSVDEHQQMHIAAKKTETVSACSSCGEESHRASNCPTFKKLCIDARWKEVKEKQLCSRCLTSHSRWPCRGEVCGVNGCQRRHHRLLHPDLPREEKKIAETKNATITVHRKQTSSTLFRVLPVTLYGSKGQVDTFAFLDDGSSVTMIDQSTAEALGLEGNAETLCIHWTGGIQKKLSAQQVAVEVSAVDSDKKFKASEVYVVESLGLPEQTINFQEMEQRFAYLKGLPVRSFTAAVPGLMIGLNNIHLLATLKLREGQVGEPIATKTRIGWAVYGSICGGVDQLPHRQMHINTGTSDDDLHAYVQEFFALESLGISVVPAAEAIEDQRARRILQETTKRTDSGRFQTGLLWKNDYIHFPDSEPMAKKRLACLEKRLSKDPDLYNTVRRQIAEMQEKGYTHKATNEELAEFDRRRSWFLPLGVVLNPKKPGKVRLIWDAAAKVEGVSLNTELLSGPDLHAPLLRVMFGFRERQVAICADIMEMFHQILIQKEDRSAQLYKWRDTPDLPMETMVMDVAIFGATCSPVQSQFVKNKNAEEHEETHPRAADAIKKKHYVDDYLDSLDTPEEAAELALEVAKVHAAGGFFIRNWISNDHSVLVRIGETNPAVVKSFVGEDQAERLLGIAWLPDADVFTFTLNFRRDIRILIEDVLVPSKREMLRVVMSIYDPLGLVAAFVIHGKILIQDVWRAGIDWDQKVPQDVFSRWKLWLEILLKMSDVRIPRCYFPGYDPTSYRSLQLHIFVDASEQAFAACAYFRIVDRERVRCCLVASKTKVAPLKPLSIPRLELMAAVIGARLKRSIIENHSLEIQQTFLHSDAGTVLSWIRADPRRYRQFVAFRISEILSLSTVEEWRWVPTRLNVADEATKWGRGPSFEPDSRIMVGPMFLYDDQREWPKDCRSEVNEIDEELRPAYNFSHFLARPLVKFDNFSKWERLLRCVAYVHRFAENLRRRCKKEPGTIGGLTSFELQRAERTLWKLVQSDAYPDEVATLKYNSQADKTKSKRLEKRSPLAKLSPMIDEDGILRIDGRTVHSDYAAYDAKYPIILSKKHIVTTLLIDWYHRKFRHANNETVVNEVRQRFHVPSVRVQVRAARKRCMWCQVYKAVPAPPKMGPLPQARLTPFKRPFTYSGVDYFGPYFVKIGRSTAKRWVALFTCLVTRAIHLEVVSSLSTDSCKKAIRRFIARRGAPVEFYSDRGTNFIGASRELMDEIKRIDVELSSTFTNQQTQWKFNPPAAPHMGGCWERMVRSVKVALGVLPYERKLDEESLTTFLAEAEHMINSRPLTFVPIESEDDESLTPNHFLMLNSSGVKQPEKTPVDVGMALKGSWNQIQHTLDNFWRRWLKEYQPTITRRTKWFHDVRHVKEGDLVVIANEGVRNRWLRGRIVKTYPGRDSIPRRADVRTSDGSVLRNRPVTKLALLEIGTMSDAEPEVLSTRGGGCCGPLDMQSM, encoded by the coding sequence GCGAAACCCGAACATCGATTCCTCCTCCAACTTCGATGTCTGTTCGGACAAGTACGTCTAGTTCACGCAGAGCAAGACTGGCCCGTGAACTGCAACGCCTCGAGGAGGAACACGCACTGCAAGAAAGGATACAGCAAGCAACCCTGGAGAAGCTAGATCGCGAAAAGGAGTACATCGCTCGAAAATACCAGCTCCTCGAGCAGCGGGACGAAGCCGATACGTCGAGCTTCCGTAGTGATTCTTCCAGTCAGACTAGCAGAGTAAATGAATgggttcaacaacaaaacagtgtCGTAGCCGTTACTAGTGCCGTCGTTCAGCAGGCTGCATGCGTGGAGAGCAGTCATGCAGGCACTGGGGCCTCAGTTTCCCGTAAAAACGTACAGATTACGTCCACTCCGTTGAAGATGGGATTCTGTTATACGAACCCGAAGGTTGCTGAAAGTCGGCCAGTTTCCAGCATCGGTGGTGTAGCTGACAGCGAATTAGAGAAAACGTTTGGTAGCATAACCATTGATGGTATCGAACGTCCTGTAGAATGCGAGGGCATCGTTCCGTTGGTAGATGTTCAACCGTTGGTGGATCTACTCGAATATTCCCCACCGAAGATCCCTGAGACAGGTGCTCTCCCAAAGAATCCGATGCCTTTGTACGAAAAGTGGCGTAGAGAGACCAACGATCTACGGAAGGAACACTACAGGAAGCAACAGCAACACGAAATCGAAATCGAGATTAGGCGCAAACGTGAATTGGACCTTGTTAGTAAGCTAAACCAGCTGAAGGACAGTCAAGAGGAACAATTCGAATTGCAGCGTCGGCGCGAAGCCGATCTATTTCGTCAACTGCAGCTTCGAGAAAAAGAGGAAAAAGAGATCGAGAAGCGGCAACGGAAAGCACTGGAAGAACGGGACGCTGAGTTACAACGCTTGCGGGAGATAGAGCGAGCATTCACCGAGATGCAGATGTCAGCTCGGCAGAAGCGGAGTAGTGCGTGTGATCCTAATGCGAACGCTATAGCAGAACATGTACAGGAGAAGGCCCACCATCCGGAAGCACGAACGTGGTCGCCAGGTTGTACCCAAGGTGAAGGTAAAAACATACCTCGTCAATCGAACATTCTGGTAAGTCCACCCCGTTCACCTGTCGTTTCATTGGAAGCAATAAACATCACCCCCTCATGCACCCCTCACCAACAAAATGGGCTGGATGAGCTTTCGATCATCACTCCAGCAGGTGGTCGATCTCAATATTCTATCCCCGTGAATCGATCAGTGGCAATGCTTACTCCTTGTGCCACCCCTATACATGAACCGCAAatgaattttcccttctttccccACCATGGCGTACCTCAGAATGAGCCTCGACAGCCCTTCGTTCAGGTAAGCCCCTCTGTCGCGAACTACGGTCCACAACAGTTCCAGTGTGGTCCAACGCCGCAGCAAGTGACCGCAAGGCAGGTGATTTCCAGAGAACTTCCATCGTTCAATGGGGATCCTATCGAATGGCCGATGTTTATTAGCAGCTATTCGCATTCAACGAGTGCATGCGGGTATACGGATTTCGAGAATCTACTCCGGCTTCAGCGGTGCCTCAAAGGTGCGGCCAAAGATGCAGTCAGCAGCCTTCTTTTGCATCCATCATCAGTTCCTCTGGTCATTTCTACATTACAAACTTTGTATGGTCGGCCCGAGCAAATCGTCAGCAACATGGTTACAAAGGTACGAAACACTCCTGCCCCAAAAGCGGATAGATTAGATACGTGGGTCACATTTGGGTTGATGGTGCAGAACTTGTGCGGACATCTCAAAGCGGTAGGGCTGGAAAATCACCTGTCCAATCCTATCCTGTTGCAAGAACTAGTGGAAAAGCTACCACCTACTGTGAAGTTCAACTGGGCACTCTACCAACAAAGTTTGCCCATTGTGGATCTCAGCAGTTTCGGAAGCTACATGGAGAAGATCGCCACTGCCACAAGCAGTGTGGCAACGCCCTTGATCAGTCAACCGAAAACAAACAAGGAGGATCGACCCAGGGGAAAGGATAAGGCGTTTGTTAATGCCCATGCGGCGTTGGCCCAATACGACGAAGATCCAGAAACATCGGTCGACGAACATCAGCAGATGCACATCGCAGCGAAGAAAACCGAAACAGTATCAGCATGTTCATCTTGCGGCGAAGAAAGTCATCGGGCTTCGAACTGTCCGACATTCAAAAAACTTTGTATTGATGCTCGTTGGAAAGAAGTGAAAGAGAAGCAGCTTTGCAGTCGGTGCTTGACGTCACACAGTCGCTGGCCATGTCGCGGAGAAGTATGCGGAGTGAATGGTTGCCAAAGACGCCATCATCGATTGCTTCATCCCGATCTTCCTAGGGAGGAGAAAAAGATCGCGGAAACGAAGAACGCCACCATTACAGTTCATCGTAAGCAGACATCGTCAACGCTCTTTCGCGTGTTACCCGTGACACTCTACGGAAGTAAAGGCCAGGTTGACACGTTCGCTTTTCTAGACGACGGGTCGTCAGTTACCATGATAGATCAGTCGACTGCAGAAGCGCTTGGTCTGGAAGGAAATGCCGAAACCTTGTGCATTCACTGGACCGGTGGAATCCAGAAGAAACTGAGTGCCCAGCAGGTTGCGGTTGAAGTTTCAGCAGTCGACAGCGATAAGAAGTTCAAGGCATCTGAAGTATACGTAGTAGAATCTTTAGGCCTACCCGAACAAACAATCAATTTCCAGGAAATGGAGCAGCGTTTTGCCTATCTTAAAGGATTACCAGTGAGAAGTTTCACGGCAGCTGTTCCTGGACTAATGATAGGGCTGAACAACATACACTTGCTGGCAACCCTGAAGCTGCGTGAAGGGCAGGTAGGCGAACCGATAGCAACAAAGACACGCATTGGATGGGCTGTATATGGAAGCATATGTGGGGGAGTCGATCAACTACCACACCGTCAAATGCACATCAATACGGGAACATCTGATGATGATCTGCACGCCTACGTTCAAGAATTTTTCGCACTGGAAAGTTTGGGAATCTCTGTGGTACCAGCAGCAGAAGCGATAGAAGACCAACGGGCCCGACGGATTTTGCAGGAGACGACTAAGCGCACCGACAGCGGTAGGTTCCAAACCGGTTTGCTGTGGAAGAACGATTACATCCATTTTCCGGACAGCGAACCGATGGCTAAAAAGCGACTAGCTTGTCTTGAGAAGCGACTAAGTAAAGACCCAGACCTGTACAACACCGTTCGCCGACAGATAGCGGAGATGCAGGAGAAAGGCTATACACATAAAGCAACCAATGAAGAGTTAGCAGAGTTCGACCGTCGACGTTCGTGGTTCTTGCCACTAGGAGTGGTATTAAACCCTAAGAAACCAGGAAAGGTTAGGCTTATTTGGGACGCGGCAGCCAAGGTCGAAGGCGTCTCACTAAACACCGAGTTGTTGAGCGGTCCGGATCTACACGCGCCGTTATTGAGAGTGATGTTCGGATTCCGCGAAAGGCAGGTGGCTATATGCGCGGATATCATGGAGATGTTCCACCAAATACTCATTCAGAAGGAAGACCGCAGTGCACAACTATACAAGTGGAGGGATACACCGGATCTACCTATGGAAACCATGGTGATGGACGTCGCCATCTTCGGCGCAACATGTTCTCCAGTGCAATCGCAGTTCGTGAAAAACAAAAACGCCGAAGAACACGAAGAAACACATCCCCGAGCAGCCGACGCGATTAAAAAGAAGCACTATGTCGATGACTACCTCGATAGTCTCGATACACCTGAAGAAGCAGCGGAGTTGGCATTGGAAGTAGCAAAAGTTCACGCCGCAGGGGGTTTCTTCATCCGAAACTGGATCTCTAATGACCATTCCGTACTTGTGCGAATTGGGGAAACCAATCCAGCAGTAGTGAAAAGCTTCGTCGGAGAGGATCAAGCTGAACGTCTGTTGGGAATTGCCTGGTTACCGGACGCGGATGTTTTCACCTTCACGCTAAACTTTCGTCGCGATATTCGGATTCTCATCGAAGATGTTCTGGTGCCTTCCAAAAGAGAAATGCTGCGAGTAGTGATGAGCATCTACGATCCTCTCGGACTTGTTGCGGCGTTTGTCATCCACGGAAAGATTCTCATTCAAGATGTCTGGAGGGCTGGAATCGACTGGGATCAAAAGGTTCCGCAGGACGTGTTCAGCCGATGGAAGCTGTGGTTAGAAATATTGCTAAAGATGAGTGACGTTAGGATTCCCCGCTGCTACTTTCCGGGGTACGATCCGACAAGCTATCGATCACTGCAACTTCACATCTTTGTGGACGCGAGCGAACAAGCCTTTGCCGCTTGCGCGTATTTCCGTATAGTCGACAGAGAAAGAGTTCGTTGCTGTTTGGTGGCGTCGAAAACCAAGGTAGCACCGCTCAAACCGCTATCTATCCCTCGTCTAGAACTGATGGCAGCAGTGATAGGAGCGCGGTTGAAGCGATCGATCATCGAAAATCATTCCTTGGAGATTCAGCAGACTTTCCTTCATAGTGATGCCGGAACTGTCCTTTCCTGGATCCGAGCAGATCCCCGTCGTTACCGTCAGTTCGTGGCATTCCGCATCAGTGAGATTTTGAGCTTGTCAACGGTAGAAGAATGGCGGTGGGTTCCAACAAGACTTAACGTCGCTGACGAGGCCACGAAGTGGGGTAGAGGTCCATCATTCGAACCGGATAGCAGAATTATGGTAGGACCAATGTTTCTGTACGACGATCAACGAGAGTGGCCAAAGGACTGTCGATCCGAGGTGAACGAAATTGACGAGGAGCTCCGACCAGCTTACAATTTCAGCCACTTTCTCGCAAGGCCGTTGGTGAAGTTCGATAATTTTTCGAAATGGGAGCGACTGCTGCGGTGCGTCGCGTACGTACACCGATTTGCGGAGAATTTGAGGCGACGCTGTAAGAAGGAACCTGGAACAATAGGAGGACTCACATCATTTGAACTTCAGCGAGCGGAACGTACACTCTGGAAGCTTGTGCAGTCTGATGCCTATCCGGATGAAGTAGCAACGTTGAAGTACAATTCTCAAGCTGATAAGACAAAATCGAAGAGACTGGAAAAAAGAAGCCCACTTGCGAAACTGTCACCAATGATAGATGAAGACGGAATTCTTCGTATAGATGGTCGAACGGTTCACAGCGACTACGCAGCCTACGATGCGAAGTATCCCATTATTCTATCGAAGAAACACATCGTTACAACGTTGCTGATAGACTGGTACCATCGCAAATTTCGGCATGCCAACAACGAGACCGTGGTCAACGAAGTTCGCCAAAGATTCCACGTACCAAGTGTGAGGGTTCAAGTTCGAGCAGCCAGGAAGCGTTGCATGTGGTGTCAGGTGTACAAGGCCGTTCCTGCGCCTCCGAAAATGGGACCGTTGCCACAAGCTAGATTGACACCATTCAAACGACCCTTTACCTACTCCGGAGTTGATTACTTCGGGCCTTATTTCGTAAAAATTGGGCGATCTACGGCGAAAAGATGGGTCGCTTTGTTTACATGCTTGGTAACCCGGGCTATTCATCTGGAAGTAGTAAGCAGCTTGTCAACAGATTCGTGCAAGAAGGCAATACGTAGATTCATCGCGCGCAGAGGGGCTCCAGTGGAATTCTACTCGGATCGTGGAACAAACTTTATTGGCGCTAGCCGCGAATTGATGGACGAGATTAAGCGAATCGACGTTGAACTCAGCAGCACCTTTACGAATCAGCAGACGCAGTGGAAGTTCAACCCACCGGCCGCCCCACACATGGGGGGATGTTGGGAAAGAATGGTCCGGTCGGTTAAAGTCGCTTTGGGTGTGCTGCCGTATGAACGTAAACTCGATGAGGAGTCGTTGACAACGTTTCTTGCCGAAGCCGAGCACATGATAAACTCGCGTCCTCTAACGTTTGTGCCAATCGAGAGCGAGGATGACGAATCACTGACGCCGAACCACTTCCTGATGCTAAACTCCAGTGGGGTCAAACAACCGGAAAAGACACCAGTGGACGTGGGCATGGCATTAAAGGGAAGCTGGAACCAAATACAGCACACTTTGGATAACTTCTGGCGACGGTGGTTGAAGGAGTACCAGCCAACCATAACGCGGCGAACTAAATGGTTCCACGATGTCCGTCATGTTAAGGAGGGTGACTTGGTGGTGATTGCGAATGAGGGGGTGAGAAATCGGTGGCTCAGGGGTCGTATAGTGAAGACATATCCGGGACGAGACAGTATACCACGGCGTGCAGATGTGCGAACTTCAGATGGGTCAGTATTACGTAACCGGCCAGTAACCAAGTTGGCCTTACTGGAGATTGGAACCATGAGTGACGCCGAACCGGAAGTTCTGTCGACACGTGGGGGAGGATGTTGCGGACCCCTCGACATGCAGTCGATGTAA